The following coding sequences lie in one Metallumcola ferriviriculae genomic window:
- a CDS encoding nucleotidyltransferase family protein, whose translation MDAIILAGSTNSAKLQEASGVAAEGMIEIHNKLMVQYVLEALLASENINSVVVVGLPEVQEYFRDWPEVVLAPAGSTPVKSLINGLKHSDSAGMVLVATDDIPLITTEAVDHFVGQCQDRKADLFYPIINREVHEARYPGSERTYVKLKEGTFTGGNIFLINPNKVPQCAAKVEDFVRLRKKPFELCKLVGVTFLIKFLLRALSITEAESRVSSLLGINGYAVISPYPEVGLDVDKLSDLEMVKNYMTG comes from the coding sequence ATGGATGCCATTATTTTAGCCGGAAGTACAAATTCCGCTAAACTGCAGGAAGCTAGCGGAGTTGCTGCGGAAGGCATGATAGAAATTCATAACAAACTCATGGTTCAATATGTGTTGGAGGCGCTGTTGGCATCAGAAAACATTAACAGCGTGGTTGTAGTGGGATTGCCGGAAGTACAAGAATATTTTCGGGATTGGCCTGAAGTGGTTCTTGCCCCGGCAGGAAGTACCCCGGTGAAAAGTCTCATTAATGGGCTGAAGCATTCAGACAGCGCCGGCATGGTGTTAGTTGCTACTGATGACATTCCCTTAATAACAACAGAGGCAGTGGACCATTTTGTGGGGCAGTGCCAAGATAGAAAAGCGGATCTTTTTTATCCGATAATTAACCGCGAGGTTCATGAAGCAAGGTATCCGGGGTCGGAACGTACTTATGTTAAATTAAAAGAGGGAACTTTTACCGGGGGCAACATTTTTTTGATAAATCCCAATAAGGTCCCCCAGTGTGCCGCTAAGGTTGAAGATTTTGTGCGCCTTAGAAAAAAGCCATTTGAACTTTGTAAATTAGTGGGGGTGACTTTTCTCATTAAGTTCTTGCTTCGTGCTTTAAGTATTACAGAAGCTGAGAGCAGGGTTTCTTCACTTTTAGGTATTAATGGCTATGCAGTTATTAGTCCCTACCCCGAAGTAGGTCTGGATGTAGACAAACTCAGCGACCTGGAAATGGTCAAAAACTATATGACTGGTTGA
- a CDS encoding GntR family transcriptional regulator has translation MTRERLLPIKLENYRPLREIVFETMREAIISGQLRPSERLMEVQLAEEMGVSRTPVREAIRKLELEGFIVMVPRKGAYVAGISTKDIADVFEIRAALESLAAGMAADRITEEEQEELERLLVQVADCAANGNLEKIIEIDTEFHDCLYRASRNDRLVQIVSNLREQIQRFRTTSLASPGRMKDTLREHKKIVEAISERNASLARELALEHIENAENSILDAIEKQEESR, from the coding sequence ATGACGAGAGAAAGGTTACTACCCATAAAACTTGAAAACTACCGTCCGTTGCGGGAGATAGTATTTGAAACAATGCGAGAAGCTATTATCAGCGGGCAGCTTCGGCCTAGTGAACGGCTAATGGAAGTACAATTAGCAGAAGAAATGGGAGTAAGCAGGACTCCGGTTCGAGAGGCAATTCGTAAGCTGGAATTGGAAGGCTTTATTGTCATGGTACCTCGTAAAGGAGCTTATGTAGCCGGCATTTCCACTAAAGATATTGCTGATGTTTTTGAAATACGTGCAGCATTAGAATCTTTAGCTGCGGGTATGGCGGCGGATAGAATTACCGAAGAAGAGCAGGAAGAGTTGGAGCGCTTGTTGGTACAGGTTGCCGACTGTGCAGCCAACGGGAATTTGGAAAAGATAATCGAGATAGATACGGAGTTTCATGATTGTTTATATCGGGCCAGTCGGAATGACCGTTTGGTGCAAATAGTTAGTAATTTGCGGGAGCAGATACAGCGTTTTCGTACCACATCGCTGGCATCTCCAGGGCGAATGAAAGATACGCTGCGGGAACATAAGAAGATTGTTGAGGCAATTTCAGAAAGAAATGCTAGTTTGGCAAGAGAATTGGCTCTTGAGCATATTGAAAATGCTGAGAACAGCATTCTAGATGCCATAGAAAAACAGGAAGAGAGCAGATAA
- the ispE gene encoding 4-(cytidine 5'-diphospho)-2-C-methyl-D-erythritol kinase, with protein sequence MGENQIIVNAYAKLNLSIDVLGKRSDGYHQVSMLMQSISLHDEVSIYPSNGLTVECNNAAVPSGPDNLAYKAAELLKRETNYEGGARIVINKNIPVAAGLAGGSSDAAAVMLALNNLWGLRLTIGRLGHLAGRLGSDIPFCLLGGTCLATERGERLTLLPPAPHFWLVLAKPDFGVPTAQVYDNFDPQKVQKRPNNRVAVKAIEAGDRELLLQGMENVLESSTFRLYPQVEEIKELMYRYGVEKAMMCGSGPTVFGIARGKSHASEIVRRLQERNGIFVQVAETI encoded by the coding sequence TTGGGTGAAAATCAGATAATAGTTAATGCGTATGCCAAGTTGAATCTTAGTATTGATGTTTTGGGAAAACGGAGTGACGGCTATCATCAGGTATCAATGCTGATGCAGAGTATTTCACTTCATGATGAGGTAAGTATATACCCTAGTAATGGTTTGACCGTGGAATGTAATAATGCGGCGGTGCCTTCAGGACCGGATAATTTGGCCTACAAGGCTGCGGAATTGCTAAAACGGGAAACTAATTACGAAGGTGGCGCCCGCATTGTTATTAATAAAAATATCCCGGTAGCGGCAGGGCTTGCCGGCGGTAGTAGTGACGCTGCTGCGGTGATGTTGGCACTTAATAATTTATGGGGGTTGCGGTTGACTATAGGACGGTTGGGGCATTTGGCGGGACGGTTAGGCTCCGATATCCCGTTTTGTTTATTGGGGGGTACATGCTTGGCCACTGAACGGGGCGAACGTCTGACGCTGCTTCCACCGGCGCCGCATTTTTGGTTAGTGTTGGCCAAACCGGATTTTGGCGTGCCTACGGCCCAGGTTTATGATAATTTCGACCCTCAAAAAGTGCAGAAGAGACCGAATAACCGGGTGGCAGTCAAAGCGATAGAAGCAGGTGACAGAGAATTATTACTACAAGGGATGGAAAATGTGCTGGAAAGTAGTACTTTCAGGTTATACCCTCAAGTAGAGGAAATAAAGGAGTTAATGTACCGGTACGGTGTGGAAAAGGCGATGATGTGCGGCAGCGGGCCGACGGTTTTCGGTATAGCTCGGGGCAAGTCACACGCAAGTGAGATAGTACGAAGATTGCAGGAGAGAAACGGGATATTTGTTCAGGTAGCTGAGACTATTTAG
- a CDS encoding DUF1385 domain-containing protein: MQVIGGLAFVNQVTFFSRRFRVTARASKDRILVSYHRSSGNRAGKLYDIPVVRGLVRIFTLLLGTKVTWILLAGLAAVDISLTLLFDFNNQFLGVSWPIFGLFTPVDLILFPLVVIFIKHFVGKSHGAEHKVFNTWLKGKEITFENVNSASRVSARCGTNLVVFIILLNLPLALFLPAYITPLLSVALGYELFKSNNKIIRGISRFLCKIGGVLQYLLFTSEPTEKELNLAIKAFNKLVELESI; the protein is encoded by the coding sequence TTGCAGGTTATTGGTGGATTGGCCTTCGTCAACCAGGTCACATTTTTTTCTAGAAGGTTTCGAGTTACAGCCAGGGCCTCGAAAGACAGGATTCTGGTCTCTTATCATAGGTCATCGGGTAATAGGGCGGGAAAACTTTACGATATCCCGGTTGTTCGCGGCTTGGTCCGAATTTTCACTTTACTGCTGGGCACAAAGGTAACCTGGATTTTATTGGCGGGCTTAGCAGCAGTGGATATCAGTCTCACATTACTATTTGACTTTAACAACCAATTTTTAGGTGTTAGTTGGCCGATATTCGGACTGTTCACTCCGGTTGATTTAATTCTGTTTCCTCTAGTAGTAATTTTTATAAAACACTTCGTGGGCAAGTCGCATGGTGCTGAGCATAAAGTATTTAATACCTGGTTAAAGGGAAAGGAAATCACATTTGAAAATGTAAATAGTGCAAGCAGGGTATCGGCGAGATGTGGGACCAATCTTGTGGTTTTTATCATCCTGCTTAATCTACCACTGGCCCTTTTCCTGCCGGCGTATATTACACCCCTATTGAGCGTGGCATTAGGGTATGAGCTATTTAAAAGTAATAATAAAATCATTCGGGGGATATCCCGGTTTCTTTGTAAAATTGGTGGTGTTCTACAATATCTTTTATTTACCTCAGAGCCAACGGAAAAAGAGCTTAACCTGGCTATAAAAGCATTTAACAAGCTGGTAGAGTTGGAAAGTATTTAA
- a CDS encoding FG-GAP-like repeat-containing protein yields the protein MSGLRYNNAWSGYKLGGRVTVAVGDVTGNGLTDIIGGTSEGLVFIFEWNGRTYRRRGLISIGRPVEVVALGDTDGDGINEIIVGTTGGVQVWTWTGASFQQVFRTNVGRITSIAVGDFDNDGLEEIAVTAGSRVLVYGFDGAEYDLVAELDFDRRVLVGAGDLSGNGRIELVVAFVGGRQISLFRWTGLQFVEVRSTNIGRTIAGPLFVGNVIDSFDEEIVVGVDSGSRFVVLERTANLRERFVSSSLGSQIQGFAAGDWDEDGDNELIVGTSRRVFIFQWDRTFTEIARINVEGTISSVAAGDVNDDGLLEIVVGTAQGNIFILRQQFEASTQFLIQEELTIPNGLPDAIKVAEARVSKTVVQEVRTIPGKIIVKGFFVVSVLYVGKPDRKVFEFDERVNFVHFIEAPGIGRGDFADVDVRVEFINTRFDPSMPREVEVVIVAEIRVFDHIVRQGETLVTLAQQYNSTVEEIQRINGLSGNQAFAGQKLKLPF from the coding sequence TTGAGCGGATTACGCTATAATAATGCCTGGTCTGGTTATAAACTGGGCGGAAGAGTGACGGTCGCGGTGGGAGATGTGACCGGTAACGGTTTGACTGATATTATTGGCGGAACCTCCGAGGGACTAGTATTTATCTTCGAATGGAATGGACGTACTTACCGCCGACGAGGGCTTATTAGTATCGGTAGACCAGTGGAGGTAGTCGCCTTAGGGGATACTGACGGGGATGGAATTAATGAGATTATTGTGGGTACTACCGGAGGAGTGCAGGTATGGACGTGGACCGGTGCTTCTTTTCAACAGGTGTTCCGCACTAATGTAGGCAGAATTACCAGTATCGCCGTGGGCGACTTTGACAATGATGGACTTGAAGAAATCGCGGTAACGGCAGGCAGCAGGGTGCTGGTCTATGGTTTTGACGGCGCCGAATATGACCTGGTGGCAGAATTAGATTTCGACAGACGGGTACTGGTAGGAGCTGGCGATCTTAGCGGAAACGGGCGCATAGAACTTGTGGTAGCATTTGTCGGCGGAAGGCAAATAAGTCTTTTTCGATGGACCGGACTGCAGTTTGTTGAGGTGCGTAGTACAAATATTGGCAGGACCATAGCAGGGCCCTTATTTGTTGGAAATGTTATCGATAGTTTTGACGAAGAAATCGTGGTAGGGGTTGATTCCGGCTCGCGGTTTGTGGTTCTGGAACGAACAGCTAATCTCCGCGAACGTTTTGTCAGTAGTTCCCTCGGTTCTCAAATACAAGGATTTGCAGCGGGAGACTGGGATGAAGATGGCGACAACGAACTGATAGTGGGCACGTCCCGCAGGGTATTTATCTTTCAATGGGATAGAACATTTACTGAAATTGCTAGAATTAATGTCGAGGGCACCATCAGCAGCGTTGCTGCAGGCGATGTAAACGACGACGGTCTCTTGGAAATTGTTGTAGGTACTGCACAAGGTAATATTTTTATTCTTAGGCAGCAATTTGAAGCCAGCACCCAATTTCTTATTCAAGAGGAGCTTACAATACCTAATGGTCTTCCCGACGCCATCAAGGTGGCAGAAGCGAGGGTGAGTAAAACAGTAGTTCAAGAGGTTAGAACCATTCCCGGGAAGATAATTGTTAAGGGCTTTTTTGTGGTTTCCGTACTCTATGTTGGAAAACCGGATCGCAAAGTTTTTGAATTTGATGAACGGGTAAATTTTGTTCACTTTATTGAAGCGCCCGGCATTGGGCGGGGTGATTTTGCCGATGTGGATGTGAGGGTAGAATTTATTAATACTCGTTTTGACCCGTCGATGCCTCGTGAGGTAGAGGTGGTAATAGTGGCGGAAATACGTGTATTTGACCATATTGTACGCCAAGGGGAGACCTTAGTAACATTGGCCCAACAGTATAATAGTACGGTGGAGGAAATACAACGAATTAACGGTCTTAGTGGAAATCAGGCTTTTGCCGGACAAAAGTTAAAGTTACCATTTTGA
- a CDS encoding L,D-transpeptidase family protein, with product MAKIVINLGLRQLYYYKDQEPAKVYPIAIGKPSTPTPTGSWQIVAKIRHPGGILGTRWLGLDIPDGPYGIHGTPHPWTIGKAISHGCIRMYNQDVEELFLKVKVGTTVEIITNWQSSSTPPPQATPPTQPAKPISESPDTYVVQSGDSVWSIAQRFNLNMEELINANNFKNPNVIKVGQKLKIPLHT from the coding sequence TTGGCAAAAATAGTTATCAATCTCGGTCTTCGCCAACTATATTATTACAAAGACCAAGAACCGGCCAAAGTTTACCCCATAGCTATCGGTAAACCTTCTACTCCGACGCCAACCGGAAGTTGGCAAATTGTCGCAAAAATTAGACACCCCGGCGGTATCCTGGGTACCCGCTGGCTGGGTTTAGACATTCCTGACGGACCTTACGGAATTCACGGTACACCCCATCCGTGGACAATTGGCAAGGCCATTTCCCACGGATGCATCCGCATGTATAACCAGGACGTAGAAGAACTCTTTTTAAAAGTTAAAGTGGGAACTACTGTGGAAATTATCACCAATTGGCAAAGCAGCAGTACGCCTCCACCCCAAGCAACCCCCCCTACCCAACCGGCAAAACCCATCAGCGAGAGCCCTGACACTTATGTAGTTCAAAGTGGGGACAGCGTCTGGTCTATTGCACAACGTTTTAATCTGAATATGGAAGAACTGATAAATGCAAACAATTTTAAAAATCCCAATGTTATAAAAGTTGGGCAAAAATTAAAAATTCCCCTTCATACTTAA
- a CDS encoding peptide ABC transporter substrate-binding protein, with the protein MRKIIALILVMIISTALVGCSSEKDMGEIYSVGLNSFMQLDKGLNGDIEFIAIDTETLFDATQEDKEKVLNSFKKHGVPVMDASMDVLKEKGLFDEETLSLKGLLLKVEQVDTTISGKVVIEGSKFRSGNGAIGVKTVLEQKEGKWQIKESEIKWIS; encoded by the coding sequence TTGAGAAAAATAATAGCATTAATATTAGTGATGATTATTTCCACAGCGCTTGTTGGGTGTAGTTCAGAAAAAGATATGGGGGAAATATACAGCGTAGGGCTCAACTCCTTCATGCAGCTTGATAAGGGGTTAAACGGTGATATAGAATTCATTGCCATTGATACCGAAACGCTTTTTGATGCTACCCAAGAAGATAAGGAAAAGGTACTTAATTCTTTTAAAAAGCATGGTGTTCCAGTGATGGACGCGTCAATGGATGTTTTAAAAGAAAAGGGATTGTTTGACGAAGAAACATTAAGTCTCAAGGGCCTCCTCTTAAAGGTGGAACAAGTAGACACAACAATTAGCGGCAAAGTAGTTATTGAAGGATCCAAATTCCGTTCGGGAAATGGTGCCATTGGGGTTAAAACAGTATTGGAACAAAAGGAGGGCAAGTGGCAGATCAAGGAAAGCGAAATCAAATGGATAAGCTAA
- a CDS encoding anaerobic nitric oxide reductase flavorubredoxin, giving the protein MGFKITDKINWVGKVDWELRTFHGEEYSTHKGSTYNSYLVRDEKNVLIDTVWGPYAKEFVQNLKKEIDLNKIDYIVANHGETDHSGALPELMKEIPDTPIYCTRNAVKSLKGQYHQDWNFQVVKTGDKLNIGSQDLVFIEAPMLHWPDSMMCYITGDEVLFSNDAFGQHYAAEPMFNDLVNQAELDYECIKYYANILTPFSKLVTKKIKEVLDLKLPINMICPSHGIIWRDNPTQIVETYAKWAEDYQENQITIIYDTMWNGTRRMAEAIAKGIADADSDVNIKIFNVARSDKNDVITEVFKSKAVLAGSPTVNKGILSALAGIFEEIRGLGFKNKKAAAFGTYGWSGESVKMISESLSECGFDLIHDGLRELWYPDDESLDRCMKFGQEITQLC; this is encoded by the coding sequence ATGGGATTTAAAATCACTGATAAGATCAACTGGGTTGGGAAAGTGGATTGGGAATTAAGAACTTTTCATGGTGAAGAATACTCAACTCATAAGGGTTCAACATATAATTCATATTTAGTTAGGGACGAAAAAAATGTGCTGATTGACACTGTCTGGGGCCCTTATGCCAAAGAATTTGTTCAAAACCTGAAAAAAGAAATAGATTTGAATAAGATTGATTATATTGTCGCAAACCATGGGGAGACCGACCACAGTGGTGCTTTACCCGAGCTTATGAAGGAAATACCCGATACGCCTATCTACTGTACTCGTAATGCAGTAAAGTCACTCAAGGGGCAATATCACCAGGATTGGAATTTTCAAGTTGTAAAAACCGGCGATAAATTAAACATTGGTTCACAAGATTTGGTTTTTATTGAAGCCCCCATGCTGCACTGGCCGGATTCTATGATGTGTTACATAACAGGTGATGAAGTATTATTTAGTAACGATGCTTTTGGCCAGCATTATGCGGCTGAACCAATGTTTAATGATTTAGTAAATCAGGCCGAGCTAGATTATGAGTGTATTAAATATTATGCAAATATCTTAACACCCTTCAGTAAATTGGTAACCAAAAAAATAAAAGAAGTGCTGGACCTAAAATTACCTATTAATATGATTTGTCCCAGCCATGGGATTATTTGGCGGGACAACCCTACTCAAATTGTAGAAACCTACGCAAAATGGGCTGAAGATTATCAAGAAAATCAAATCACGATTATCTATGATACTATGTGGAACGGCACCCGCAGAATGGCAGAAGCGATTGCAAAAGGAATTGCTGATGCGGACTCAGATGTTAATATCAAAATTTTTAATGTTGCTCGTTCCGATAAAAACGATGTTATTACAGAGGTGTTCAAGTCCAAAGCAGTATTGGCAGGTTCCCCAACTGTTAACAAAGGCATTTTATCAGCTCTGGCCGGAATTTTTGAAGAAATACGCGGACTGGGCTTTAAGAACAAAAAAGCGGCGGCTTTTGGTACCTACGGTTGGAGTGGAGAATCAGTTAAAATGATATCCGAAAGCCTATCAGAATGCGGTTTTGATTTAATCCACGATGGTCTCCGTGAATTATGGTATCCTGATGACGAAAGTTTGGATCGCTGCATGAAGTTTGGCCAGGAGATTACACAGCTATGCTAA
- a CDS encoding potassium channel family protein codes for MGTYAVIGLGRFGASVARTLTALGHEVLGVDTSPKKVQALAEMLAHVVIADAEDEETLRSLGMGNFDGVVVAIGQDLEANILVTVMLSEMGIKNITAKAQTELHGQVLEKVGASKIVYPEEDMGVKVAKSISSETILDFIELSPSHSIVEFIAPKKFVGKTLGSLNLRAKYGISVLAIKKGGRIIVAPGADGLVTAGDLLVVVGENDAVNRCSD; via the coding sequence ATGGGTACTTACGCAGTAATAGGATTGGGCAGGTTTGGCGCAAGTGTTGCCCGGACCCTTACAGCATTAGGTCATGAAGTGCTGGGGGTGGATACCTCTCCCAAAAAGGTTCAAGCCTTAGCAGAGATGCTGGCACACGTGGTTATAGCCGATGCCGAAGACGAAGAAACACTGCGGTCATTAGGGATGGGTAACTTTGATGGGGTTGTTGTAGCTATCGGGCAGGACTTAGAGGCTAATATATTGGTAACTGTGATGCTTAGTGAAATGGGAATAAAGAATATAACTGCAAAGGCGCAGACTGAGCTTCACGGGCAGGTACTTGAGAAGGTTGGAGCTTCTAAAATAGTTTACCCAGAAGAGGATATGGGAGTAAAGGTGGCAAAAAGCATATCATCGGAAACCATTTTAGATTTTATTGAACTTTCGCCCAGCCATTCAATTGTTGAATTCATCGCTCCCAAGAAATTTGTGGGGAAAACGTTAGGGAGTTTAAATTTGAGAGCCAAGTATGGTATCAGTGTATTGGCAATAAAAAAAGGAGGAAGAATTATCGTTGCACCGGGCGCCGATGGTCTGGTTACTGCGGGTGATCTATTAGTTGTGGTGGGCGAGAATGATGCGGTGAATCGGTGTTCTGATTAA
- a CDS encoding response regulator yields MSGNGARILVIDDEQQIRKMLKVALTAQGYKVEEAGLGQEGLERVALFHPDLVILDLGLPDIDGFEVIDNLREWSQVPVVILSVKEQEEDKVRALDAGAADYVTKPFGMGELLARIRVALRHAANTEDEPVIGLGELTIDLAHRQVIVSGKEIRLTPIEYDILKNLAQHAGKVLTHRQLLSAIWGKEYQNQHHYLRVYIGQLRRKIEPDPTQPTYIITDPGVGYRLMIIEW; encoded by the coding sequence ATGTCAGGTAATGGTGCCCGTATATTGGTTATTGATGATGAACAACAAATAAGGAAAATGTTAAAAGTTGCCCTTACCGCCCAAGGTTATAAGGTGGAAGAAGCCGGGTTAGGCCAGGAGGGCTTAGAAAGGGTAGCTTTATTTCATCCAGACTTAGTGATACTAGATTTAGGGCTGCCCGACATAGATGGTTTTGAAGTGATTGATAATCTGCGAGAGTGGTCGCAGGTACCAGTGGTTATCCTATCAGTTAAAGAACAGGAAGAGGATAAAGTAAGGGCTTTAGATGCTGGTGCAGCTGATTATGTGACTAAGCCTTTTGGTATGGGTGAACTATTGGCTAGAATTAGAGTAGCTTTGCGTCATGCGGCTAACACTGAAGATGAGCCGGTTATTGGTTTGGGCGAACTTACAATTGACTTGGCCCACCGCCAAGTAATCGTAAGCGGTAAGGAAATAAGGTTGACACCGATAGAATATGATATTTTAAAAAATCTTGCTCAACATGCTGGAAAGGTATTGACTCATCGTCAATTGCTTTCTGCTATTTGGGGTAAGGAATATCAGAACCAGCATCATTACCTCCGAGTTTATATAGGCCAGCTTCGGAGAAAGATAGAACCTGATCCTACCCAACCGACATACATCATTACGGACCCGGGAGTTGGGTATAGGTTGATGATAATCGAATGGTAA
- a CDS encoding DUF4118 domain-containing protein — protein sequence MNDGNRLSNKKNEQIQRENVKLQRSVLSKEVKGTKIWHYLATAILIISITLVNKLLDPYFDLANIALLYLLPVLFSAVNWGYGPSVMASLLGVLSFDVFFVPPHFSITVHDLRYLLSFAIFLLVAITTSTTAVKLKNQVNLARIRENRTAALYSLSRKIVAEPDIEGIFKAAVKMIANTIDGRAAILTPNENEELKVSASTEQMFNNYDKGKVEWVYKHGETAGKGTETFSDSDTFYLPIKSEQQNIGVLSVQLGAREEFFTLEQKRLLEAFANLVAIAIVRLRLAEEAQQAHYLAQSEKLRTALFNSVSHEIRTPLASIIGAITSLLDQWDIYTRKDKQSLLQTMNESALRMDRLVKNLLDMARLESGRLELKLEWCDIQDILGVALRRAKKTVNRHSLTVSANYELPLVKADFTLIEQVLINLIDNAAKYSPPGTGIAVEMKCDGKEIMVSVIDQGTVIPLEERKKIFDKFYRSYYPNKKTEGTGLGLSICKGIIDAHDGRIWAEPRNGGGNQFLFTLPLSESVPADLPLEVGEENVR from the coding sequence ATGAATGACGGGAATAGACTTTCAAATAAAAAAAATGAACAAATTCAGCGTGAGAACGTTAAACTCCAAAGAAGTGTGCTTTCTAAGGAAGTCAAGGGAACAAAAATTTGGCATTATTTAGCCACGGCCATTTTGATAATCAGTATAACACTAGTAAATAAGCTCCTTGACCCATATTTTGATTTGGCCAATATTGCTTTGCTATACCTCTTACCTGTGCTTTTCAGTGCAGTAAACTGGGGCTATGGGCCGTCCGTAATGGCCTCATTATTAGGTGTACTCTCATTTGACGTATTTTTTGTACCGCCTCATTTCAGTATTACCGTTCATGACCTCCGCTACCTTTTAAGTTTTGCAATTTTCTTGCTTGTTGCCATTACTACCAGTACAACAGCGGTAAAATTGAAAAATCAAGTTAATTTGGCGCGCATAAGAGAGAATAGAACAGCGGCACTCTATTCCTTAAGCCGTAAGATAGTAGCAGAGCCAGATATAGAAGGAATCTTTAAGGCCGCAGTTAAAATGATAGCCAATACGATAGATGGTAGAGCAGCAATTCTGACCCCCAATGAAAACGAAGAGTTGAAAGTCAGTGCATCCACAGAGCAAATGTTTAATAACTATGACAAAGGAAAGGTGGAGTGGGTCTATAAACACGGGGAAACAGCGGGAAAGGGAACGGAAACTTTTAGTGATTCAGACACTTTCTACTTACCAATTAAATCCGAACAGCAAAACATAGGGGTGCTTTCAGTTCAACTTGGTGCACGAGAAGAATTTTTTACTCTCGAACAAAAAAGACTTCTGGAAGCCTTTGCGAATTTGGTAGCTATAGCAATTGTGCGGCTGCGCTTAGCTGAAGAAGCTCAACAGGCCCATTACCTCGCACAATCAGAAAAGCTTAGAACAGCATTGTTTAATTCGGTATCGCACGAAATACGTACACCACTAGCTTCGATTATTGGTGCGATTACCAGCTTGCTGGACCAATGGGATATTTATACCAGAAAAGATAAACAATCGCTGCTGCAGACCATGAACGAGAGTGCTCTACGTATGGATAGACTAGTGAAAAACCTTTTGGACATGGCTCGCCTGGAAAGTGGGCGGCTAGAATTAAAATTAGAGTGGTGCGATATACAGGATATTTTAGGGGTAGCTTTACGCCGCGCTAAGAAAACTGTCAACCGGCATAGTTTAACGGTCAGTGCAAACTATGAACTCCCACTTGTTAAAGCTGATTTCACCTTAATCGAACAGGTTTTGATAAACTTAATAGACAATGCTGCCAAGTATTCCCCACCGGGAACGGGTATCGCCGTAGAAATGAAGTGTGACGGGAAAGAGATTATGGTTTCAGTTATTGATCAAGGCACTGTAATTCCCCTTGAAGAAAGGAAAAAAATCTTTGATAAATTCTACCGTTCATATTACCCAAATAAAAAGACCGAAGGAACGGGTTTAGGTTTATCTATTTGCAAGGGGATTATTGATGCACATGATGGTAGGATTTGGGCGGAACCTCGAAATGGTGGAGGAAACCAGTTTTTATTTACATTGCCTTTAAGTGAAAGTGTGCCCGCGGACTTACCTTTGGAAGTAGGTGAAGAAAATGTCAGGTAA